The following are encoded together in the Bacteroidota bacterium genome:
- a CDS encoding HAD family hydrolase, with amino-acid sequence MKFKAVLFDLDGTLINSIVDIADSMNVVLKKRKFPEHSINEYMKFIGNGIIELVISSLPQNKRDKKTVEECEKEMREIYAEKWLQKTYIYKGIPELLDELTKRNYKLAILSNKPHKYTKKIVEILFDKWNFDIVFGAKNGVAKKPDPVLAFEISKILNISCEQFIYVGDSATDMQTAINSGMYPVGVSWGYKSIKEIKESGAKKIISNPLELLDIF; translated from the coding sequence ATGAAATTCAAAGCTGTACTTTTCGACCTTGATGGCACCTTAATAAATAGCATTGTCGATATTGCAGATTCAATGAATGTTGTATTGAAAAAACGAAAATTCCCTGAACATTCTATTAATGAATACATGAAATTTATAGGAAATGGAATAATTGAATTAGTAATATCATCATTACCCCAAAACAAAAGAGATAAAAAGACTGTTGAAGAATGTGAAAAGGAAATGAGAGAAATATATGCAGAAAAATGGCTTCAAAAAACTTACATTTATAAAGGAATTCCTGAATTGCTTGATGAACTGACAAAAAGAAATTATAAGCTTGCTATTCTTTCTAATAAACCACATAAATATACAAAAAAAATAGTTGAGATACTTTTTGACAAATGGAATTTTGATATTGTTTTTGGTGCAAAAAATGGAGTTGCAAAAAAACCCGATCCTGTTTTAGCTTTTGAGATAAGCAAAATATTAAATATTTCATGCGAGCAGTTTATTTATGTAGGAGATTCTGCTACAGATATGCAAACAGCAATAAATTCAGGGATGTATCCTGTAGGAGTAAGTTGGGGTTATAAATCTATTAAAGAAATAAAAGAAAGCGGAGCAAAAAAAATAATATCAAACCCATTAGAATTACTTGATATATTCTAA
- a CDS encoding co-chaperone GroES, translating into MTKKIKPLADRVLIKQSDAEEKTQSGIIIPDSAKEKPQQGIVIAVGQGIKDQPMTVKEKDTILYGKYAGTEISIEGEDYLIMKESDILAII; encoded by the coding sequence ATGACAAAAAAAATAAAACCTTTAGCAGACAGAGTGTTGATTAAGCAATCAGATGCTGAAGAAAAAACACAATCAGGGATAATAATTCCTGATTCAGCAAAAGAAAAACCTCAGCAAGGAATTGTTATTGCCGTTGGTCAGGGAATAAAAGATCAACCGATGACAGTAAAAGAAAAAGATACAATTTTGTATGGGAAATATGCCGGAACAGAAATTTCAATTGAAGGTGAAGATTACCTGATTATGAAAGAATCTGATATTTTGGCAATAATATAA